In one window of Maribacter sp. BPC-D8 DNA:
- a CDS encoding DUF6702 family protein, which yields MKLTRTAFLLLILPLFAFTAAHKFYISVTNVDYSEKDQAVQIITRVFIDDMNAVLKERYEFASSLGTDKESSVDKEYLERYLRTKFLVEINGETVKYDFIGHKYDSDMVICYLEVPNIPLETLKQIGITNEVLTDIYDDQQNVVHMKVNGKKKSHVLVKSRIKGMLNL from the coding sequence TGTTAATACTTCCCCTTTTTGCATTTACGGCAGCGCATAAATTTTACATCAGTGTAACCAATGTAGATTATTCAGAAAAAGATCAAGCCGTACAAATAATTACACGCGTTTTTATCGATGATATGAATGCGGTACTAAAAGAAAGGTATGAATTTGCTTCGTCATTGGGTACAGATAAAGAATCATCGGTAGATAAGGAGTATTTAGAAAGATACTTGCGTACTAAATTCTTGGTAGAGATAAATGGCGAAACAGTAAAATACGATTTCATAGGTCATAAATACGATTCAGATATGGTCATTTGTTACTTAGAAGTCCCAAATATTCCCCTTGAAACTTTAAAGCAAATTGGTATAACCAATGAGGTGCTGACAGATATATATGATGATCAGCAGAATGTGGTGCATATGAAGGTAAATGGAAAGAAAAAGAGCCATGTACTTGTAAAATCACGTATTAAAGGAATGTTAAATTTGTAA
- a CDS encoding M1 family metallopeptidase — translation MIRVKYAFASILFLFAAVTFAQEAVTKEKEAGHTNQSKFKQLYEEFATPNTYRSASGAPGPDYYQQQADYVMDIRLDDKDAKIFGTETITYTNNSPDDLEYLWVQLDQNVRTKDSKAALKNGSGVSLGDSPEKFVGNYMTESFDGGFNIDYVKDNSGKALPFTVNFTMMRVDLPTPLKSGDKFSFDIKWNYNIPDHTVNRARSGYEFFEEDGNRAYVIAQFFPRMAVYNDVEGWQNHQFWGNGEFALPFGNYEVNITVPADHILDGTGVLQNRKEVFTKAMMSRYEQAKKSYDKPVIIVTQAEAEAAEKGFSEKTKTWKLKAENVRDFGFATSRKFIWDMQAVKLGNRDIMAVSMYPKEGNPLWEEYSTKAVAHTLKSYSSHTFDYPYPKAISVHAKQQGMEYPMICWNYGRPNKDGSYSDRTKYGMISVIIHEVGHNFFPMIVNSDERQWGWMDEGLDTFMQFMAEQEFGEEYPAAIAPNDKYPSRRGDPAKIVPYMSGDQSTISPIMSNPENVFQLGPNAYGKPATALNILRETVMGRELFDHAFKTYSHRWKFKHPTPEDFFRTMEDASAVDLDWYWRGWFYTTDYVDMGVKDIKKYYVSDQPNKKMKAYLAERGIPESNLRPMVYLEEFDDANMVAPELKDNLPSETSKTLKEFMMDNMTAAERAAVKEPKYFYEVTYNSPGGLPMPLIVEYTYADGSVENVTYPPEIWRKNSKEVSMVISSTSELKGVNIDPKMETADIDTTNNSWPKKEQESDFDKMKGEVKGK, via the coding sequence ATGATAAGAGTAAAGTACGCATTTGCGTCTATTTTATTCCTTTTTGCCGCTGTAACTTTTGCACAAGAGGCGGTTACCAAAGAAAAGGAAGCTGGGCACACCAACCAGAGTAAGTTTAAACAATTATATGAAGAGTTCGCTACGCCGAACACCTACAGGTCGGCTTCGGGTGCTCCTGGTCCTGATTATTATCAGCAGCAGGCAGATTATGTAATGGATATTCGTTTAGATGATAAAGATGCCAAAATATTCGGTACAGAAACAATTACCTACACAAATAATTCACCAGATGATTTAGAGTACTTATGGGTGCAGTTAGATCAGAATGTTAGAACAAAAGATTCAAAAGCAGCCTTAAAGAACGGTAGCGGAGTTTCTCTTGGCGATTCACCTGAGAAATTTGTTGGTAATTACATGACAGAGTCTTTTGATGGCGGTTTTAATATCGATTACGTAAAAGATAATTCAGGTAAAGCATTACCATTTACAGTGAACTTCACCATGATGCGTGTAGATTTACCTACACCGCTTAAAAGTGGAGATAAATTTTCTTTTGATATAAAGTGGAATTATAACATACCTGATCATACAGTAAACAGAGCTAGATCTGGATATGAGTTTTTTGAAGAAGATGGAAACAGAGCATATGTAATTGCTCAGTTTTTTCCAAGAATGGCAGTTTATAATGATGTAGAAGGATGGCAGAACCACCAGTTTTGGGGTAATGGCGAGTTTGCATTGCCATTTGGTAATTATGAAGTGAATATTACAGTACCTGCAGATCATATTTTAGATGGTACAGGTGTACTTCAAAACAGAAAAGAAGTATTTACCAAAGCAATGATGAGTCGTTATGAGCAGGCAAAGAAGTCGTATGACAAACCTGTTATTATTGTAACGCAGGCAGAAGCAGAAGCAGCTGAAAAAGGATTTTCAGAGAAAACAAAAACATGGAAGCTTAAGGCAGAAAATGTTCGTGATTTCGGTTTTGCAACATCAAGAAAGTTCATTTGGGACATGCAAGCTGTTAAGTTAGGTAACAGAGATATCATGGCGGTTTCTATGTACCCTAAAGAAGGTAACCCGTTATGGGAAGAGTATTCTACTAAAGCAGTTGCACATACGTTAAAGTCGTACTCATCGCATACTTTTGACTACCCTTACCCTAAAGCAATATCTGTACATGCTAAGCAGCAAGGTATGGAGTACCCAATGATTTGTTGGAACTACGGTAGACCAAATAAAGATGGTAGCTACTCAGATAGAACTAAATACGGAATGATCAGTGTAATTATTCACGAAGTAGGTCATAACTTTTTTCCAATGATCGTAAACTCAGACGAACGTCAATGGGGATGGATGGATGAAGGTTTAGATACTTTTATGCAGTTTATGGCTGAGCAAGAATTTGGTGAAGAATATCCAGCGGCAATAGCGCCAAATGATAAGTACCCGTCTAGAAGAGGTGATCCTGCGAAGATCGTACCTTACATGAGCGGAGATCAAAGTACTATTTCTCCGATTATGTCTAATCCAGAAAATGTATTTCAACTAGGTCCGAATGCATATGGTAAGCCGGCAACAGCTTTAAATATATTGAGAGAAACAGTAATGGGGCGTGAGTTGTTTGACCATGCTTTTAAAACGTATTCTCACCGTTGGAAGTTTAAGCACCCAACCCCAGAAGATTTCTTTAGAACAATGGAAGATGCTTCTGCTGTAGATTTAGATTGGTACTGGAGAGGTTGGTTCTATACTACTGATTATGTAGATATGGGCGTAAAGGATATCAAGAAATATTATGTAAGCGATCAGCCGAATAAAAAAATGAAAGCTTATTTAGCTGAACGTGGTATTCCAGAATCTAATTTAAGACCAATGGTTTACTTAGAGGAATTTGATGATGCAAATATGGTAGCTCCTGAATTAAAGGATAATTTACCTTCAGAGACTTCAAAAACTTTAAAAGAATTTATGATGGATAATATGACTGCAGCAGAAAGAGCAGCGGTTAAAGAGCCAAAGTATTTTTACGAAGTAACATATAACAGTCCGGGTGGCTTACCAATGCCATTGATTGTAGAATATACGTATGCAGATGGTTCTGTTGAGAATGTAACCTACCCTCCAGAAATATGGAGAAAGAATAGCAAAGAGGTAAGTATGGTGATTTCATCTACTTCTGAGTTAAAAGGTGTAAACATTGATCCCAAAATGGAAACGGCAGATATTGATACTACAAACAATAGCTGGCCGAAGAAAGAGCAAGAGAGCGATTTCGATAAAATGAAGGGTGAAGTAAAAGGAAAATAA
- a CDS encoding Sec-independent protein translocase subunit TatA/TatB, protein MYSLFISGAEIFFIMFIVVMVFGADKIPDIAKGLGKGMRQLKDATEDIKQEIQKSADKQGIDTSFVTDIKKDIDDMKKDISSGLGSDVKKQIADVSKNINDVTGSIKRK, encoded by the coding sequence ATGTATTCATTATTTATTAGTGGCGCAGAAATTTTCTTCATTATGTTTATCGTAGTGATGGTTTTTGGTGCCGACAAAATTCCTGATATTGCGAAGGGGTTGGGTAAGGGTATGCGTCAACTTAAAGATGCTACCGAAGATATTAAACAAGAGATTCAGAAGAGTGCAGACAAGCAGGGTATAGATACTAGTTTCGTTACCGATATTAAGAAAGATATCGATGATATGAAAAAAGATATTAGCTCGGGCTTAGGTAGTGATGTTAAGAAACAAATTGCCGATGTCAGCAAAAACATCAATGATGTAACAGGCAGTATCAAGAGAAAGTAG
- a CDS encoding phosphatase PAP2 family protein: protein MLDKILQWDRDAFVYLNSLGIEQYDVFWSTVTKFPPWLPLFAFIIILFFVKFPKREAIAMILTLLVMVVFVGTLTDLTKNVVARLRPNNDEELNTLIRILRSPSGFSFFSGHASSSFSVITITVLFLRRKFKWVYLFYIWPILFAMSRVYVGVHFPIDLMVGALVGILSAWLFYRLYGLLISPYLKLNHRV, encoded by the coding sequence ATGTTAGATAAGATTTTACAATGGGATCGAGATGCCTTTGTCTATCTTAACAGTCTTGGTATTGAGCAGTACGATGTTTTTTGGTCTACAGTAACCAAATTTCCACCTTGGCTTCCCTTATTTGCATTTATCATAATCCTTTTCTTTGTTAAGTTTCCAAAGCGAGAAGCTATAGCTATGATTTTGACCTTGTTGGTAATGGTTGTATTTGTGGGTACATTAACAGATTTGACCAAAAATGTGGTTGCTAGGTTACGGCCAAACAATGACGAAGAGCTAAATACGTTGATTCGAATATTAAGAAGTCCGTCAGGCTTCAGTTTTTTCTCAGGTCACGCTTCATCATCCTTTTCTGTCATCACCATAACGGTACTTTTTTTAAGACGAAAATTTAAATGGGTATACCTATTTTATATCTGGCCCATATTATTTGCAATGAGTAGAGTGTACGTAGGTGTGCATTTCCCTATCGATTTAATGGTGGGTGCTTTGGTAGGTATATTATCGGCTTGGCTATTCTATAGATTGTACGGTTTGCTTATTTCACCCTACTTAAAGTTAAACCATCGCGTATAG
- a CDS encoding O-methyltransferase, with protein MHFLSPLLENYLADNSQAEPKLLQELTRETHLKVIQPRMLTGHFQGRVLSLLSKLTNPTNILEIGTYTGYSALCLAEGLPKNGQLHTIDVNAELEHIQRSFFDRSDYGSQIIQHVGNALDIIPKMDITFDLIFIDAEKKQYNKYLEAVLPKTKSGSVILSDNVLWSGKVVETLDPKDVTTKVLLDYNKKLSEHPLLETVLLPIRDGLTLSRVK; from the coding sequence ATGCATTTTTTATCACCTCTTTTAGAAAACTATTTAGCCGATAATTCACAAGCTGAACCTAAATTATTACAAGAACTTACGCGTGAAACGCACTTAAAAGTCATACAACCCCGTATGCTTACAGGTCATTTTCAAGGGCGTGTTCTAAGCTTGCTTTCTAAATTGACGAATCCGACCAATATTCTTGAAATTGGCACCTACACGGGGTATTCTGCCTTATGCCTTGCGGAAGGATTACCGAAAAACGGACAATTACACACCATAGATGTCAATGCAGAACTAGAACATATTCAGCGTTCTTTTTTTGATCGAAGCGATTATGGTTCTCAAATTATTCAGCATGTGGGTAATGCACTAGATATCATTCCCAAAATGGATATTACTTTTGACCTTATTTTTATTGATGCCGAAAAAAAACAGTACAATAAATATTTAGAAGCGGTACTACCAAAAACCAAGTCTGGTTCTGTTATACTTTCTGATAATGTATTGTGGTCTGGCAAAGTGGTAGAGACCTTAGACCCTAAAGATGTTACTACAAAAGTGTTGTTAGACTATAACAAAAAACTAAGTGAGCATCCGCTTTTAGAAACGGTATTGCTACCTATACGCGATGGTTTAACTTTAAGTAGGGTGAAATAA
- a CDS encoding GNAT family N-acetyltransferase produces MNNEITIREAVKGDVPVLRKYEQEVVNAERPMNPAIKESGVIYYDLEALIENPRATILLACDGDKIVATGYALEKAAKDYLDHEAFAYLGFMYTDPDYRGRGLNGKIVDALLDWSKKAGLTEIKLDVYSDNEPAIRAYEKKGFKRHMIEMRLRTEL; encoded by the coding sequence ATGAATAATGAAATAACTATAAGAGAAGCCGTCAAAGGTGATGTGCCCGTGTTACGAAAATATGAGCAAGAAGTAGTCAATGCAGAACGTCCTATGAATCCAGCAATAAAAGAAAGCGGCGTAATTTATTACGATTTAGAAGCACTAATAGAAAATCCCAGAGCTACGATACTATTAGCATGCGATGGCGATAAAATTGTTGCTACGGGTTATGCGTTAGAAAAAGCAGCCAAAGATTACTTGGATCACGAAGCTTTTGCCTACTTAGGGTTTATGTATACAGACCCAGATTATAGAGGTAGGGGATTAAACGGTAAAATTGTTGACGCCTTGTTAGATTGGTCTAAAAAAGCAGGATTAACCGAAATTAAGTTAGATGTCTATAGTGATAATGAACCTGCCATACGCGCTTACGAGAAAAAAGGGTTCAAAAGACATATGATAGAAATGCGTTTAAGAACAGAATTGTAG
- the kynU gene encoding kynureninase: MEFKNTLAFAQSLDAKDNLKTYRDEFIFPKIKGKEVIYFTGNSLGLQPKRTKSFVDEVMKDWGELAVEGHFYAEKPWWDYHERLAAPLAKVVGALPEEVSVMNTLTVNLHLLMVSFYNPTKKRFKILCEEKAFPSDQYMFQSQVRFHGLDPKETIVEIKKRDGEHHWRTEDILEKINELGDELALVLIGGVNYYNGQVMDMETITKAGKAVGANVGWDLAHAVGNVELKLHDWDADFASWCSYKYMNSGPGNASGIFVNKRHLNKKDIQRFEGWWGTKKETRFLMKPEFEPMENADAWQISNAPILSVAPYLASLTMFEEVGMQKLIEKRKLIVSYLEYILHEIDKEVDSSFEIITPEDRGCQLSVFLHGQGKSLFNYLMENGVVTDWREPNVIRLAPAPFYSTYEDMYRFGQILKAGVLAN; the protein is encoded by the coding sequence ATGGAATTTAAAAATACGTTGGCGTTTGCACAATCGTTAGATGCAAAAGACAACTTAAAAACATATAGAGATGAGTTCATTTTTCCTAAAATCAAAGGGAAAGAAGTTATCTATTTTACAGGAAACTCTTTAGGATTACAACCAAAACGAACCAAATCTTTTGTTGATGAGGTCATGAAAGATTGGGGAGAATTAGCGGTAGAAGGGCATTTTTATGCTGAAAAACCATGGTGGGACTATCATGAGCGATTAGCAGCACCATTGGCAAAAGTGGTTGGTGCATTGCCAGAAGAAGTTTCGGTGATGAATACCTTGACCGTGAACCTTCATTTATTGATGGTTTCTTTCTACAACCCAACAAAGAAAAGATTTAAGATTCTGTGCGAAGAAAAGGCTTTCCCTAGTGATCAATACATGTTTCAAAGCCAGGTTCGCTTTCATGGTTTAGATCCAAAAGAAACCATTGTTGAGATTAAGAAACGCGATGGAGAACACCATTGGAGAACAGAAGATATACTTGAGAAAATTAATGAATTAGGTGATGAGCTAGCATTAGTTTTAATAGGCGGAGTAAATTATTACAATGGTCAGGTGATGGATATGGAAACCATTACAAAAGCCGGAAAAGCTGTAGGCGCCAATGTAGGTTGGGATCTAGCGCATGCCGTAGGTAATGTAGAATTAAAATTGCATGATTGGGATGCAGATTTTGCGTCGTGGTGTAGTTATAAGTATATGAACAGCGGACCAGGAAATGCATCAGGAATTTTTGTAAATAAAAGACACCTAAACAAGAAAGATATTCAACGTTTCGAAGGTTGGTGGGGAACGAAGAAAGAAACTCGTTTTCTTATGAAGCCAGAATTTGAGCCAATGGAAAATGCAGATGCTTGGCAAATAAGTAATGCACCCATATTATCTGTAGCACCTTATTTGGCTTCACTTACGATGTTCGAAGAAGTGGGTATGCAAAAGTTGATTGAAAAGAGAAAATTGATCGTATCGTACTTGGAATATATTCTACACGAAATAGATAAAGAAGTAGATAGTTCTTTTGAAATTATCACTCCCGAAGATAGAGGTTGTCAGTTATCTGTGTTCTTACACGGACAAGGAAAATCTCTGTTCAATTATTTAATGGAAAACGGCGTCGTAACCGATTGGCGCGAACCAAACGTAATTCGTTTGGCACCAGCACCTTTTTATTCTACCTATGAAGATATGTACCGTTTTGGTCAAATTTTAAAAGCAGGGGTTCTAGCAAATTAA
- a CDS encoding MFS transporter, with amino-acid sequence MKSLRLILGNARYFGPSWVFASINILFGTWAIYIPAVKDALEISKSELGIAIFFLALGVFTVFPFASGIVNRVGVGKTTFYGVLLSCAAAMLPLLAPNYYVLMGALFLFGAANGITDISMNTLVTEIEKKDKVKFMAASHGFFSLGGVLAGLGSFLIGPLSNPVLHMTIAVLLVLLVNLKFRNYYFTEVAEEIENEPFSFGLLKPLLLLGLISFMAMGSEGAIVDWSGLYLKEIALAPEALWGLGFLGFQITMTLGRFLGDGISDKIGSVKIVALGAILAILGYFLVLTGNTYLSIIGFALNGLGFSVMVPEVFRIGGNVKGIDSSKGIAFIAGAGYAGFLCAPPILGFLAENYSLTRSFVVLLACAFLILLFTLLLKRKKA; translated from the coding sequence GTGAAGTCATTACGATTAATTTTAGGGAATGCTAGATATTTCGGTCCCTCGTGGGTTTTCGCAAGTATTAATATTCTTTTTGGTACATGGGCAATCTATATACCAGCTGTAAAAGATGCTTTAGAAATCAGTAAATCTGAATTAGGGATAGCTATTTTCTTTTTGGCATTGGGTGTGTTTACTGTTTTTCCGTTTGCTTCTGGTATTGTTAATAGGGTAGGTGTAGGTAAAACCACTTTTTATGGTGTACTATTAAGTTGTGCAGCGGCAATGTTACCGTTGCTAGCTCCTAATTATTATGTATTAATGGGAGCTTTATTTCTCTTTGGGGCAGCAAACGGCATTACCGATATTTCGATGAATACCTTGGTTACCGAAATAGAGAAAAAAGATAAAGTCAAATTTATGGCAGCTTCGCATGGCTTTTTTAGTCTTGGCGGAGTATTGGCAGGTTTGGGTAGCTTTTTAATTGGTCCGTTGTCAAATCCCGTATTACACATGACTATTGCCGTGTTACTGGTTTTGTTGGTCAATTTAAAATTCAGGAACTATTATTTTACCGAAGTAGCTGAAGAAATCGAAAATGAACCATTTAGTTTTGGTTTGCTAAAACCATTGTTGCTTTTGGGACTTATTTCTTTTATGGCAATGGGTAGTGAAGGTGCTATTGTAGATTGGAGCGGATTGTACTTAAAAGAAATTGCACTAGCACCAGAAGCCCTATGGGGATTAGGATTTTTAGGATTTCAAATCACCATGACCCTAGGTCGCTTTTTGGGTGATGGAATCAGCGACAAAATTGGTTCAGTTAAAATAGTCGCGCTAGGTGCTATTCTTGCGATATTGGGCTATTTTTTGGTGCTTACAGGAAATACCTATTTAAGTATCATAGGCTTTGCTTTGAACGGATTAGGTTTTTCAGTAATGGTGCCCGAAGTATTTAGAATAGGAGGGAATGTAAAAGGAATAGATTCCTCAAAGGGCATAGCATTTATTGCAGGAGCAGGGTATGCTGGGTTTTTATGTGCCCCACCAATTCTAGGATTCTTAGCAGAAAATTATAGTCTTACTAGAAGTTTTGTAGTGCTGCTAGCATGTGCATTCTTAATTCTACTATTTACACTCTTGTTAAAAAGAAAAAAGGCGTAG
- a CDS encoding RNA polymerase sigma factor, protein MTFLKKLCFIIIGNQFSEKTVSSGKNEDYTDLELVERIVSNNDSMLFGVLYDRYSKLVYNKCLGFAKSNKEAEDLTQDIFLMLYVKLGSFKGNSKFSTWLYSFTYNFCVNYVNRNKERKIDDNSVKFDVQEDVPVEVTDDLLLQMQVDKLKEALELIAPEDKTILLLKYQDGASIKELEDILELKSSAIKMRLKRAKAKVTEMYKTLN, encoded by the coding sequence GTGACATTTCTTAAAAAGCTATGTTTTATTATTATTGGAAACCAATTCAGTGAAAAAACGGTTTCTAGTGGTAAAAACGAAGACTATACCGATTTAGAGTTAGTAGAACGCATTGTATCTAACAATGACTCTATGCTCTTTGGTGTGCTCTATGATAGGTACTCTAAATTGGTTTACAATAAATGCTTGGGGTTTGCAAAATCGAACAAAGAGGCAGAAGACTTGACCCAAGATATATTTTTAATGTTATATGTTAAGCTTGGTTCTTTTAAAGGGAATTCAAAATTCTCTACCTGGTTATATTCTTTTACCTATAATTTCTGTGTCAATTATGTCAATAGAAATAAGGAACGGAAAATCGACGATAATTCAGTAAAATTCGACGTGCAAGAAGATGTACCTGTTGAAGTTACTGATGATTTGTTATTGCAAATGCAAGTCGATAAACTTAAAGAAGCATTAGAACTTATTGCTCCAGAAGATAAGACGATATTGTTGTTGAAATATCAAGATGGAGCATCAATAAAAGAATTGGAAGATATTTTAGAGCTTAAATCAAGCGCTATTAAAATGAGGTTGAAGAGAGCTAAGGCTAAGGTTACGGAAATGTATAAAACTCTAAACTGA
- a CDS encoding mechanosensitive ion channel family protein: MDTVDKWKDLTFESLSNIFKDIASALPGIFGAFIVIIFGWIIIKVVTFVLKRIFKAIKLDKASEKINEAKLFGDADIKIDLPKIIITFIKVLLWLVFIIVASDIMGLTIISTEIANLLRYLPILLSAMVILMLGLFLAKTIKETIIKVFDSIGLGGGKLLGNVLFYLIIIFVSITALNQAGIDTQIITNNFTIVLGAFLLAIALALGLGSREIVGDLLRTFYSRKIYEVGDKVKIGDLQGTVIGIDNISMILKTKSGKVVIPIKKVVEKTVTVEEQS, encoded by the coding sequence ATGGATACAGTTGATAAGTGGAAAGACCTCACCTTCGAATCTTTAAGTAATATTTTCAAAGATATTGCCTCTGCATTGCCAGGAATTTTCGGAGCATTCATCGTTATTATTTTTGGTTGGATAATTATTAAGGTTGTCACCTTTGTTTTAAAAAGAATATTCAAAGCCATCAAATTAGATAAAGCTTCTGAAAAAATTAATGAAGCAAAACTGTTCGGTGATGCCGATATCAAAATAGATTTACCTAAGATAATTATCACTTTTATAAAGGTATTATTGTGGTTGGTATTTATAATCGTTGCATCAGATATTATGGGCTTAACCATTATATCGACCGAAATTGCCAACCTATTAAGATACTTGCCAATATTATTATCGGCGATGGTAATACTTATGTTAGGGCTGTTTTTAGCCAAAACAATCAAAGAAACAATTATTAAAGTATTTGATTCAATTGGTCTTGGTGGTGGTAAGTTGTTAGGTAATGTTTTATTTTATCTAATTATCATATTTGTTAGTATTACTGCATTGAACCAAGCAGGTATAGATACACAGATTATCACTAATAACTTTACTATTGTACTAGGTGCATTCTTATTGGCAATTGCATTGGCATTAGGCTTAGGGTCTAGAGAAATTGTAGGTGACCTATTAAGAACATTCTACTCAAGAAAGATTTACGAGGTAGGAGATAAGGTTAAAATAGGGGATTTACAGGGTACGGTAATCGGTATTGATAATATTTCAATGATATTGAAAACGAAATCTGGTAAGGTTGTTATCCCTATTAAAAAGGTAGTAGAGAAAACAGTTACCGTAGAAGAACAATCCTAA
- a CDS encoding ClpP family protease, with protein sequence MSAKKGKIQEAIDEKMLEERKVFLWGMVDDDSAKHVIDRLLYLDMQSDKEIQLYINSPGGYVTSGFAMYDTIKALKSPVSTICTGLAASMGSILLSVGKKGRRFIQPHAQVMIHQPSGGARGQASNIEIQAREIIKTKELSAHILADNCGQDFDKVLKDFDRDYWMNAEESIKYGIVDGIME encoded by the coding sequence ATGAGTGCTAAAAAAGGAAAAATTCAGGAAGCCATAGATGAGAAAATGCTGGAGGAAAGAAAAGTCTTTCTTTGGGGTATGGTTGATGACGATTCTGCAAAACATGTAATTGACAGGTTGTTATATCTAGATATGCAGAGCGATAAAGAAATTCAATTATATATTAATAGTCCGGGTGGTTATGTTACTTCTGGTTTTGCAATGTATGATACTATAAAAGCATTAAAGAGTCCGGTTTCAACTATCTGTACAGGTTTGGCGGCATCAATGGGTTCTATCTTATTATCAGTAGGTAAAAAGGGAAGAAGATTTATTCAGCCACATGCACAGGTAATGATTCACCAACCAAGTGGTGGTGCAAGAGGTCAAGCTTCTAATATTGAAATACAAGCTAGAGAAATTATTAAAACTAAAGAATTAAGTGCACATATATTGGCAGATAACTGTGGTCAAGATTTTGATAAGGTTTTAAAGGATTTCGATAGAGATTATTGGATGAATGCAGAAGAGTCTATCAAATATGGTATCGTTGACGGTATTATGGAATAG